One Anaerobacillus alkaliphilus genomic region harbors:
- a CDS encoding ABC-F family ATP-binding cassette domain-containing protein has protein sequence MSILSVENLYKTYGDKTLFDQLSFTISGKDRIGLIGVNGTGKSTLLKILAGLESMDNGKIIHANQFHIEYLPQQPELDHALTVLEQIYYGDSSIMTAMREYETALADLEKDLGDEKLQTRLFQKQQKMDELDAWEANTVAKTVLTRLGITDFTKSVGLLSGGQKKRVAIAKALIQRADLLILDEPTNHLDNETIEWLEGFLAQYKGALLLVTHDRYFLNRVTNHIFELDGGSLYTYEGNYEIFLEKKAEREIIAEQNEDKRQNILRRELAWLRRGAKARTTKQKARIHRVEDLQNQKGPTTQGNIEFSIGSQRLGDKVIEVEGISKTLGGLELLKNFSYLLVPGERLGIIGPNGSGKSTLLNILAGRIAVDSGVVEVGETVKIGYYTQGDEEMNGDLRVVEFIKEVAEVVHTTGGQTITAEQMLERFLFARPMQWTYIRRLSGGERRRLYLLKILMTEPNVLFLDEPTNDLDIQTLSILEDYLDQFPGVVITVSHDRYFLDRVVDHLLVFNDGAISRFQGSYSDYMEEEQLRRELEAEAVVPTAKQEQPRKEKKKKLSYKDQQEWNQIEDRIAGLEEKKEALEAEIAASGSDIGKINELFAKQKQVEADLEAAMERWEELSLLVEEIENS, from the coding sequence ATGAGTATTCTTTCAGTTGAAAATTTATATAAAACATACGGTGATAAGACACTATTTGACCAGCTTTCTTTTACCATCTCTGGGAAAGATCGCATAGGTTTAATTGGCGTTAATGGTACAGGGAAGTCAACGTTATTAAAAATTCTAGCAGGACTTGAGTCTATGGATAACGGGAAGATTATCCATGCAAATCAGTTTCATATCGAGTACCTCCCACAGCAGCCGGAGTTAGACCATGCATTAACGGTCCTTGAACAAATTTATTACGGTGACTCTAGCATTATGACAGCAATGCGAGAATATGAAACGGCACTGGCTGACTTAGAAAAAGATCTAGGTGACGAAAAGCTGCAAACGCGTCTTTTTCAAAAGCAACAAAAGATGGACGAACTAGATGCTTGGGAAGCCAATACGGTGGCAAAAACGGTTTTAACACGCTTAGGAATTACTGACTTTACAAAATCGGTAGGTCTATTATCTGGTGGACAGAAAAAACGGGTTGCGATTGCCAAAGCACTTATTCAACGAGCTGATCTTCTAATATTAGATGAGCCAACCAACCATTTAGATAATGAAACGATTGAATGGTTAGAAGGATTTTTAGCCCAATATAAAGGGGCTCTACTATTAGTTACCCATGATCGTTATTTTTTAAATCGTGTAACGAATCATATTTTTGAACTAGATGGTGGAAGTCTTTACACTTATGAAGGAAATTATGAAATCTTTCTAGAGAAAAAAGCAGAACGAGAAATAATCGCCGAGCAGAATGAAGACAAACGACAGAATATCCTGCGTCGAGAGTTAGCCTGGCTTCGTCGTGGTGCAAAGGCACGTACAACAAAACAAAAAGCGCGAATTCATCGTGTGGAAGATTTACAAAATCAAAAAGGACCGACAACACAGGGGAACATTGAATTTTCGATTGGGTCACAACGCTTAGGTGATAAAGTCATAGAAGTTGAAGGTATTTCGAAAACTTTAGGTGGTTTGGAGCTTTTAAAAAATTTTAGTTACCTATTAGTTCCAGGTGAGCGTCTAGGGATTATTGGACCAAATGGTAGTGGGAAGTCAACACTACTAAACATCTTAGCTGGTCGTATAGCTGTAGATAGTGGCGTGGTGGAAGTAGGCGAAACCGTGAAAATTGGCTACTATACGCAAGGGGACGAAGAGATGAATGGTGATCTTCGTGTCGTCGAGTTTATAAAAGAGGTAGCTGAAGTTGTCCATACCACAGGTGGCCAAACCATTACGGCTGAGCAAATGCTCGAGCGCTTTCTTTTTGCAAGACCAATGCAATGGACCTATATCCGTCGCTTGTCAGGTGGGGAACGCCGCAGATTATATCTGTTGAAAATATTAATGACAGAACCTAACGTATTATTTCTTGATGAGCCAACAAATGATCTAGACATCCAAACGTTAAGTATTTTAGAGGACTACCTAGATCAGTTCCCAGGTGTCGTAATTACTGTTTCCCATGATCGTTATTTTCTAGATCGCGTTGTTGATCATCTTTTAGTATTTAACGATGGTGCCATTTCGCGTTTTCAAGGAAGTTATTCAGATTATATGGAAGAGGAACAACTGCGCCGAGAACTTGAAGCAGAAGCGGTTGTCCCGACTGCTAAGCAGGAGCAACCACGCAAGGAAAAGAAGAAAAAGCTCTCGTATAAAGATCAGCAGGAGTGGAACCAAATTGAGGACCGTATCGCTGGTCTTGAAGAAAAGAAAGAGGCACTTGAGGCGGAGATCGCTGCTTCCGGAAGTGATATTGGTAAAATTAATGAGCTCTTTGCAAAACAAAAGCAAGTAGAGGCAGATTTAGAAGCAGCAATGGAACGCTGGGAAGAACTGTCGCTATTAGTTGAAGAGATTGAAAATAGTTAA
- a CDS encoding SEC-C domain-containing protein: MTKRNEPCPCGSSKKYKNCCASKVPTDIDKLIEFNILELQQDIFHYAQSHYEDGLEECINEFFEEAIFEDEDQFDHAGFLLMTWAIFSLPIAETKQTILESYIKKHSKKITRPALREALEKLPGTAPSVFKVKRDDQMVLFVEDIFTEEEKQIQLLVPNNDEKIGEDLDGYYVLGMTMSCHNRTYFFGTFQVITSAVQIGEILSLYEIHSDELSPQQFTDEFFPEIIEVAFNGLPDFNDMPWDNPNQKQVSELVRANLKVAKEIKPTLEGLTITLWKVYCSKTGGNIRNIPKYAAALHFIIGHFMVAFGEDELSKQQLAKMYDVKIRGLSDTINKLEDVLEDDLNKIADDLIFGLVEDEDYDPFDFEDEDDDDIDLDDFFLEEEFIIDELAKKRNEKQKVRK, encoded by the coding sequence TTGACGAAACGAAATGAGCCATGTCCATGTGGGAGTAGCAAAAAGTATAAAAATTGTTGCGCTTCAAAAGTTCCTACTGATATTGATAAGTTAATTGAATTCAATATCCTGGAGCTCCAACAAGATATCTTCCATTATGCTCAATCACACTACGAAGATGGTTTGGAAGAGTGTATAAATGAATTTTTTGAAGAAGCCATCTTTGAAGATGAAGATCAATTTGATCATGCAGGTTTTTTATTAATGACTTGGGCTATTTTTTCTTTGCCAATTGCTGAAACTAAACAAACGATACTAGAGTCATATATTAAAAAACATAGCAAAAAAATTACTAGGCCAGCTTTAAGAGAAGCGTTAGAGAAATTGCCAGGGACTGCACCGTCGGTTTTTAAGGTGAAAAGAGACGACCAAATGGTTCTATTTGTAGAAGATATTTTTACAGAAGAAGAAAAACAAATACAATTATTGGTACCTAATAACGATGAAAAGATCGGTGAGGATTTAGATGGTTACTACGTACTTGGAATGACAATGAGTTGTCATAATCGAACCTACTTTTTCGGTACTTTCCAGGTGATAACAAGTGCGGTGCAGATTGGTGAGATTTTAAGTCTCTATGAGATACACTCTGATGAACTATCACCTCAACAATTTACAGATGAATTTTTTCCTGAGATCATTGAAGTTGCTTTTAATGGGCTACCTGATTTTAATGATATGCCCTGGGACAATCCTAATCAAAAACAAGTAAGTGAGCTTGTAAGAGCGAATTTAAAGGTAGCAAAAGAAATCAAGCCCACTCTTGAAGGGCTAACAATAACTCTCTGGAAAGTTTATTGCTCGAAAACAGGCGGGAATATTAGAAATATCCCTAAATACGCAGCTGCGCTTCATTTTATTATCGGTCATTTTATGGTTGCTTTCGGAGAAGATGAGCTGTCAAAACAGCAATTAGCTAAAATGTATGATGTGAAAATTCGAGGGTTATCGGACACAATAAATAAATTAGAAGATGTCCTTGAAGATGATCTTAATAAAATCGCTGATGATCTAATCTTTGGACTTGTAGAAGATGAAGACTATGATCCTTTTGACTTTGAAGATGAAGATGACGATGACATCGACCTTGACGATTTTTTCCTAGAAGAAGAATTTATTATAGATGAACTGGCAAAAAAACGTAATGAAAAACAGAAAGTTAGAAAATAG
- a CDS encoding GTP-binding protein, which produces MTDHRIPVTVLSGYLGSGKTTILNNVLHNREGLRVAVIVNDLSEVNIDSTLIKDGAAISRVDEKLVEMSNGCICCTLREDLLVEVKRLADEKKYDYILIESTGIGEPLPIAQTFSYVDAESGIDLSEYCRLDTMVTVVDAFRFWNDFSSGESLMDRKQAANEEDHREVVDLLIDQIEFCDVLILNKCDLVSEENLAELEGILRKLQPRAKFIRSAHANVQTKDILNTGLFNLEEASQSAGWLQELQHEHVPETEEYGISSFVYRAKRPFHPERLLAWIEAWPKEIVRAKGLLWIATRNNIIALMSQAGPSVSFEPAGYWIASLPQAEQDATLEEEPELKKLWDPEYGDRITELVLIGIRFNKEEIIAGLNECLLTEDEMQSDWSTIVDPLPEFLEL; this is translated from the coding sequence ATGACTGATCATCGTATTCCTGTTACCGTATTAAGTGGCTATTTAGGTTCAGGTAAAACTACAATTTTAAATAATGTTCTACATAACCGTGAAGGATTAAGGGTTGCTGTAATTGTCAATGACTTAAGCGAAGTAAATATAGACTCTACTCTTATTAAAGACGGTGCAGCCATTTCTCGAGTTGATGAAAAACTAGTTGAAATGTCTAACGGCTGTATTTGCTGTACGCTTCGTGAAGATTTATTAGTCGAAGTAAAGAGGTTAGCTGATGAAAAAAAATACGATTATATTTTAATTGAGTCTACTGGTATTGGAGAACCGTTACCGATTGCACAAACATTCTCTTATGTTGACGCGGAAAGTGGCATTGATCTGAGTGAGTACTGTCGTTTGGATACTATGGTAACAGTTGTCGACGCGTTTCGTTTCTGGAATGACTTCTCATCGGGAGAATCATTAATGGATCGCAAACAAGCGGCAAACGAGGAAGACCACCGGGAAGTAGTTGATTTATTAATTGATCAAATCGAGTTTTGCGATGTGCTTATTTTAAATAAATGTGACTTGGTTAGTGAGGAAAACTTAGCTGAACTAGAAGGTATTCTAAGGAAATTACAACCAAGGGCAAAGTTTATTCGTTCAGCCCATGCTAATGTTCAGACAAAAGATATTTTAAACACTGGCTTGTTTAATTTAGAGGAAGCAAGCCAATCAGCTGGTTGGCTGCAAGAATTACAGCATGAACATGTACCAGAAACTGAAGAATACGGCATTTCCTCGTTTGTATATAGAGCAAAACGACCTTTTCATCCAGAACGTCTTCTCGCCTGGATCGAGGCGTGGCCAAAAGAGATAGTTCGAGCTAAAGGGCTACTTTGGATTGCCACTAGAAACAACATAATTGCTTTAATGAGTCAAGCTGGGCCTTCAGTGTCTTTTGAGCCAGCAGGATATTGGATAGCATCCCTACCACAAGCAGAACAAGATGCTACACTAGAAGAAGAGCCAGAGTTGAAGAAACTATGGGATCCAGAGTACGGTGATCGTATTACTGAGTTAGTCTTGATTGGAATTCGTTTTAATAAAGAAGAAATTATTGCAGGTTTAAATGAGTGTCTACTAACTGAGGATGAAATGCAATCAGACTGGTCAACAATTGTTGATCCACTACCTGAATTTCTAGAGTTGTAG
- a CDS encoding FAD-dependent oxidoreductase yields the protein MKKWVIIGGGIQGCTMASYLRQSLHIKAHDLNIIDPKEKPLSNWRSFTKTIGMSYLRSPSIHHIDPSPFALEKYAKQHRNQGFVKFYAPYDRPDLHLFNQHCDEVLEQINIDKCWVQGRVKALKKFREGWIVTLENNVEIKAVNVVIAIGLSDQLRWPEWAREGKKEGSNIVHVFDDKEEIAVRSSIVIVGAGISAAHAAIKWSNLLPENVTILTRHPLKVHQFDSDPGWLGPKYMSRFHQIHCYEERRKVIKAARFSGSLPVELKTEIERRKKSGILDVKIDEVMDVSDELLTLKSGEVLSADAILLATGFEQKPPGMEWLQELIQTYCLPCASCGYPIPKQSLEWDEGLYLLGALAELQLGPVARNISGARRGAERIISSF from the coding sequence ATGAAAAAATGGGTTATCATCGGTGGCGGCATCCAAGGTTGCACAATGGCTAGCTATTTAAGACAAAGTCTACATATAAAAGCCCATGATTTAAACATTATTGATCCAAAAGAAAAGCCATTATCGAACTGGAGAAGTTTCACAAAAACCATAGGGATGTCATATTTACGGTCTCCGTCAATTCATCATATAGATCCAAGTCCATTTGCTCTTGAAAAATATGCAAAGCAACACCGAAACCAAGGTTTTGTTAAATTTTATGCACCTTATGATCGACCAGATTTACATCTTTTTAATCAACATTGTGATGAAGTACTAGAACAAATTAATATAGATAAATGTTGGGTTCAAGGGAGAGTAAAAGCCTTAAAAAAATTTCGCGAAGGTTGGATTGTTACACTTGAAAATAATGTTGAAATAAAAGCTGTAAATGTTGTGATTGCGATTGGCTTAAGTGACCAACTAAGGTGGCCGGAATGGGCGAGAGAAGGGAAAAAAGAGGGAAGTAACATCGTACATGTGTTTGATGATAAAGAAGAGATAGCTGTAAGAAGTTCGATTGTAATTGTTGGAGCAGGAATTAGTGCTGCTCACGCTGCGATCAAGTGGAGTAATCTTCTTCCGGAAAACGTTACAATACTGACAAGGCATCCACTTAAAGTGCACCAATTCGACTCAGATCCGGGATGGTTGGGTCCAAAATACATGAGTAGGTTTCACCAAATTCATTGCTACGAAGAGCGAAGAAAAGTAATAAAAGCTGCACGATTTTCAGGTTCATTACCAGTAGAATTGAAGACCGAAATTGAGCGCCGTAAAAAATCTGGCATTTTAGACGTAAAAATAGATGAAGTAATGGATGTCTCAGACGAGTTACTTACACTGAAGTCAGGTGAGGTACTTTCAGCAGATGCCATTCTTTTAGCCACTGGGTTCGAACAGAAACCGCCCGGAATGGAGTGGTTACAAGAGCTTATTCAAACCTATTGCTTACCTTGCGCTTCATGCGGATACCCAATTCCTAAACAATCGTTAGAATGGGATGAAGGACTTTATTTGTTAGGGGCATTAGCAGAGCTTCAATTGGGGCCAGTGGCTAGAAATATTTCTGGTGCAAGAAGAGGAGCCGAGAGGATAATTTCTTCGTTTTAA
- a CDS encoding GNAT family N-acetyltransferase: MNIRKLSKDEMDYSISMSEFAFQLELTDEQRQQRKDMMNPEETWVAVENDEIISKVTTLPFKTYIQGKEFLMGGVSGVVTWPENRRGGLVKTLLKKSLEEMKEKEQTISFLFPFSIPFYRKYGWELFTDKKLVTVKKDQFPRFPKRTGTIRRVSKDYELLSSIYEKFAPRFNGMLVRDKKWWNGRLFANMKGQMAVYYDEQGEAQGYLAYDVKHRVMKVHELVYLNTDAWKSLWHFISDHDSMIETVEYKTSANDPALFFISNPLVEQKVEAYFMARIVDVKPFLSQYPFHLAEGETVVLHVEDEFCEWNNGTYFITNREVKFFEQAKEGASCTHPPKRGVTCTVQHLTAMLLNYQKPTTLLYFDAISGSENEIKLLEKVIPAREPAFYDFF, translated from the coding sequence ATGAACATTCGAAAGCTCTCGAAGGATGAGATGGATTACAGCATTTCAATGTCTGAATTTGCTTTTCAATTAGAATTAACAGATGAGCAACGCCAACAACGAAAAGACATGATGAACCCTGAAGAAACATGGGTCGCCGTAGAAAATGATGAAATCATATCAAAAGTAACTACCCTACCTTTTAAGACATACATTCAAGGAAAGGAATTTCTGATGGGCGGAGTTTCTGGTGTTGTAACATGGCCCGAAAATCGTAGAGGCGGGTTAGTGAAAACTTTACTAAAGAAGAGTTTAGAAGAGATGAAGGAAAAAGAACAAACGATTTCGTTTCTATTTCCTTTCTCTATTCCATTTTACCGAAAATATGGCTGGGAGCTTTTCACCGATAAAAAATTGGTTACTGTAAAGAAAGATCAATTTCCTCGCTTTCCTAAAAGGACTGGCACGATTCGAAGGGTTTCAAAAGATTATGAGTTACTCTCTTCTATTTATGAGAAATTTGCTCCTAGGTTTAATGGAATGCTTGTCCGGGATAAAAAATGGTGGAATGGTAGACTCTTTGCAAATATGAAGGGACAAATGGCTGTCTATTATGATGAACAAGGTGAAGCTCAAGGTTATCTCGCGTATGATGTGAAACACCGAGTTATGAAAGTCCATGAGCTCGTTTATTTAAATACTGATGCTTGGAAATCTTTGTGGCACTTCATTTCCGATCACGATTCGATGATTGAAACTGTCGAGTATAAAACATCGGCTAATGACCCTGCCTTATTTTTCATTAGTAACCCGTTAGTTGAACAAAAAGTTGAAGCCTACTTCATGGCAAGGATTGTTGATGTAAAACCATTCCTTTCACAATATCCTTTTCATTTGGCGGAAGGTGAAACGGTAGTTCTCCATGTTGAGGATGAGTTTTGCGAATGGAATAATGGAACGTATTTTATAACCAATCGTGAGGTAAAGTTTTTTGAGCAAGCCAAGGAGGGTGCTTCATGCACTCATCCACCGAAACGTGGGGTTACTTGTACCGTTCAGCATCTAACCGCTATGTTGTTAAACTATCAAAAACCAACTACCTTATTATATTTTGATGCGATATCGGGGAGCGAAAACGAGATCAAATTACTAGAAAAAGTGATTCCAGCTAGAGAACCAGCATTTTATGATTTCTTTTAA
- the adhE gene encoding bifunctional acetaldehyde-CoA/alcohol dehydrogenase gives MAVIEKEIKKQDDVSKMINTLVENGKKALDAFLQLDQETIDRIVKEMALAGLDQHMPLAKLAVEETGRGVYEDKIIKNMFATEYVYHNIKYDKTVGVISDNEHSGVIEIAEPVGVVAGVTPVTNPTSTTMFKAIIAVKTRNPIIFAFHPSAQKCSSEAARIVRDAAIKAGAPEHCVQWIDAPSIDATQQLMNHPGTALVLATGGAGMVKSAYSTGKPALGVGPGNVPCYIEKTASVKRSVNDLILSKSFDNGMICASEQAVIVDKEIYEEVKNEMIANNCYFLNEEEKKKVEKLVINEQSCAVNPDIVGKPAFEIAKKAGVNVPEFTKILVAELTGVGPDHPLSREKLSPVLACYKVNSTEEGFKRAEEMLEFGGLGHSAVIHSNNEEVLTQYGIRMRACRIIANAPSSQGAIGDIYNAFLPSLTLGCGSYGKNSVSQNVSTVHLLNIKRLARRNVNMQWFKVPPKIFFEKHSTQYLAKMPNITKALIVTDPFMVKLGYVDKVLYYLRQRADYVHCEIFSNVEPDPSIETVMAGAEMMHNFQPDCIIALGGGSAMDAAKGMWVFYEHPDADFHGLKQKFLDIRKRVVKYPKLGQKAQFVAIPTTSGTGSEVTSFSVITDRANNTKYPLADYELTPDVAIIDPQFVMTVPKGVTADTGMDVLTHAIEAYVSVMANDYTDGLALKAIQLVFKHLPTAYRNGNDEVAREKMHNASTIAGMAFANAFLGINHSLAHKLGAEFHIAHGRANTILMPHVIRYNATKPKKFTAFPKYEHYIADERYAEIARMLGLPASTTEEGVESLIQAIIKLAKELDIPMSIEACGVKKKDFDSRVDQLADRAFEDQCTTANPKLPLVTELAQIYRNAFKGV, from the coding sequence ATGGCAGTAATTGAAAAAGAGATAAAAAAACAAGATGATGTTTCAAAAATGATTAACACGTTAGTTGAAAATGGGAAAAAGGCTTTAGATGCATTCCTACAACTTGATCAAGAAACTATTGATCGAATTGTAAAAGAAATGGCTCTTGCTGGACTAGACCAACACATGCCGTTAGCTAAGCTTGCTGTGGAAGAAACAGGTCGTGGCGTATATGAAGACAAAATCATTAAGAATATGTTTGCTACTGAATATGTGTACCACAATATTAAATACGATAAAACTGTGGGTGTCATTAGTGATAATGAACATAGTGGTGTCATTGAAATTGCAGAGCCTGTAGGGGTAGTAGCAGGGGTAACTCCTGTAACAAATCCTACATCTACAACAATGTTTAAAGCAATAATCGCTGTTAAAACTAGAAATCCAATCATCTTTGCTTTTCATCCATCTGCCCAAAAATGTAGTAGTGAAGCTGCCCGTATTGTTCGTGATGCAGCAATAAAAGCTGGAGCACCAGAGCATTGTGTACAATGGATTGATGCTCCATCCATTGATGCGACACAACAATTAATGAACCATCCAGGAACTGCATTAGTACTTGCAACAGGTGGAGCAGGTATGGTTAAGTCAGCATATAGCACAGGTAAACCTGCGTTAGGTGTAGGCCCAGGTAACGTACCATGCTACATTGAAAAAACAGCGTCTGTGAAACGTTCAGTTAACGACTTAATCTTATCTAAATCGTTCGATAATGGAATGATTTGTGCTTCTGAGCAAGCGGTAATTGTTGATAAAGAGATTTACGAAGAAGTTAAAAATGAAATGATTGCGAACAACTGCTACTTCTTAAACGAAGAAGAGAAGAAAAAAGTAGAAAAGCTAGTAATTAACGAGCAGTCTTGCGCTGTGAATCCAGATATCGTAGGGAAGCCAGCATTTGAAATTGCAAAAAAAGCAGGAGTAAATGTGCCTGAATTTACTAAAATCCTTGTTGCTGAGTTAACTGGAGTAGGACCGGATCACCCGCTTTCTAGAGAAAAATTAAGTCCAGTATTAGCTTGCTACAAAGTAAACAGCACAGAAGAAGGTTTCAAACGTGCTGAAGAAATGTTAGAGTTCGGTGGTTTAGGACACTCTGCAGTTATTCACTCTAACAACGAAGAAGTTCTAACTCAGTATGGTATTCGAATGAGAGCTTGCCGTATTATTGCTAACGCACCGTCTTCTCAAGGGGCTATTGGTGACATCTACAATGCGTTTTTACCGTCATTAACTTTAGGTTGTGGTTCTTATGGTAAAAACTCAGTTTCTCAAAACGTAAGTACTGTTCATTTATTAAATATCAAGCGTCTTGCGAGAAGGAATGTGAATATGCAATGGTTTAAAGTTCCACCAAAGATCTTCTTTGAAAAGCATTCAACTCAATATTTAGCAAAAATGCCAAATATCACAAAAGCTTTAATTGTTACAGACCCATTCATGGTGAAATTAGGTTATGTTGATAAAGTACTATATTACCTAAGACAACGAGCTGACTATGTGCATTGTGAAATCTTCTCAAATGTTGAACCAGATCCATCAATCGAAACAGTTATGGCTGGTGCAGAAATGATGCACAACTTCCAACCAGATTGCATCATCGCTCTTGGTGGTGGTTCAGCAATGGACGCAGCTAAAGGTATGTGGGTATTCTATGAGCACCCAGATGCAGACTTCCATGGCTTAAAGCAAAAGTTCTTAGACATTCGTAAGCGTGTCGTTAAATATCCTAAGTTAGGTCAAAAAGCTCAATTTGTAGCGATCCCAACAACATCAGGCACGGGATCTGAAGTTACTTCTTTCTCAGTTATTACTGACAGAGCAAATAATACAAAGTACCCATTAGCAGATTATGAGTTAACTCCAGACGTAGCAATTATTGATCCGCAATTTGTTATGACTGTACCAAAAGGTGTGACAGCTGATACAGGTATGGACGTATTAACTCATGCGATTGAAGCGTACGTTTCAGTAATGGCTAACGACTATACTGATGGTCTAGCGTTGAAAGCTATACAACTAGTATTCAAACACTTACCAACTGCATACCGTAACGGAAATGATGAAGTAGCCCGTGAAAAAATGCATAACGCGTCAACAATTGCTGGTATGGCATTTGCCAATGCATTCTTAGGTATTAATCATAGCTTAGCACACAAATTAGGAGCGGAATTCCATATCGCTCACGGTCGTGCCAATACGATCTTAATGCCACATGTTATTCGTTACAATGCTACAAAACCTAAGAAATTTACAGCTTTCCCTAAATACGAGCACTACATTGCCGATGAGCGCTATGCAGAGATTGCTAGAATGCTAGGTTTACCAGCAAGTACAACTGAAGAAGGTGTAGAAAGCCTAATTCAAGCCATTATTAAGTTAGCCAAAGAATTGGATATTCCTATGAGCATTGAAGCTTGCGGTGTTAAGAAGAAGGATTTTGATAGTAGAGTAGATCAATTAGCAGATCGTGCATTTGAGGATCAATGTACTACAGCAAATCCTAAACTTCCATTAGTGACAGAGCTTGCTCAAATTTACAGAAATGCATTTAAAGGTGTTTAA